The Melioribacteraceae bacterium genome has a segment encoding these proteins:
- a CDS encoding twin-arginine translocation signal domain-containing protein, with protein MNRRSFLGNAAAGLAASGFLASIPNVLTAMSRSKGINMPIGFQSYVFRDVIGQQPEETMKRLAGYGYENVEWCSPKGYQGDFAPLAKYSGKELKKITNASGLQTT; from the coding sequence ATGAACAGAAGATCCTTTTTAGGCAATGCCGCCGCCGGACTCGCCGCTTCCGGGTTCCTCGCTTCCATTCCCAATGTCCTCACTGCCATGTCGCGCAGCAAAGGCATTAATATGCCGATTGGCTTTCAGTCCTATGTATTCCGGGACGTGATCGGGCAGCAGCCGGAAGAGACAATGAAACGTTTGGCAGGCTATGGTTATGAGAACGTAGAATGGTGCAGTCCGAAAGGGTACCAGGGGGATTTCGCGCCACTCGCAAAATACTCCGGTAAGGAATTGAAAAAAATTACCAATGCTTCCGGGTTGCAAACGAC